The Gemmatimonadota bacterium genome includes a region encoding these proteins:
- the ccmA gene encoding heme ABC exporter ATP-binding protein CcmA — protein MPGGASAAPAIAADRLTKAFGSLVAVSEVSLEIERGELFGVLGPNGSGKTTLLRMLCGLLAPTAGTAVVLGQDVRQRPDAVKARVGYMSQKFGLYDDLTVEENLRFYAQVYGLGGTRRAQRVSAMLEMAGLGGRTRQFAATLSGGWKQRLALGCAVVHEPELLLLDEPTAGVDPASRRRFWRIIDGLAAGGTTVLVTTHYMDEAERFNRVAFLSRGQLTALGAPDQVVAQHAGAASLEDVFVSLQVGTD, from the coding sequence ATCCCCGGTGGCGCTTCCGCCGCACCCGCGATTGCCGCGGACCGGCTGACCAAGGCGTTCGGCAGCCTGGTCGCGGTGAGCGAGGTCTCGCTCGAGATCGAGCGGGGCGAGCTGTTCGGCGTGCTCGGGCCGAACGGCTCGGGTAAGACCACGCTGCTGCGCATGCTGTGCGGCCTCCTCGCGCCCACCGCCGGCACGGCCGTCGTGCTGGGGCAGGACGTACGGCAGCGGCCGGACGCGGTGAAGGCGCGCGTCGGCTACATGTCCCAGAAGTTCGGCCTCTACGACGACCTCACTGTCGAGGAGAACCTCCGCTTCTACGCCCAGGTCTACGGGCTGGGCGGCACGCGGCGCGCCCAGCGGGTCAGCGCCATGCTCGAGATGGCAGGGCTGGGCGGCCGCACCCGCCAGTTCGCCGCCACGCTCTCCGGCGGCTGGAAGCAGCGGCTCGCGCTGGGCTGCGCCGTGGTCCACGAGCCGGAACTGCTGTTGCTGGACGAGCCGACGGCGGGCGTCGACCCGGCCTCGCGCCGCCGCTTCTGGCGCATCATTGACGGCCTGGCCGCCGGCGGGACGACCGTGCTCGTGACCACCCACTACATGGACGAGGCCGAGCGGTTCAACCGCGTCGCCTTCCTCTCCCGCGGCCAGCTCACGGCTCTCGGCGCACCCGACCAGGTGGTGGCACAGCACGCCGGCGCCGCCAGCCTCGAGGACGTGTTCGTCAGCCTGCAGGTCGGTACCGACTGA
- a CDS encoding HlyD family efflux transporter periplasmic adaptor subunit, with the protein MSRRRQRATSLLAGVAACLGLAACDRAPPDLVVATGTVEALEVDVGPQVGGRVVELRVQQGDVVAPGDTLALLARTELPGELAAARARVELARARLLELEAGPRLEEIAAARAALRGAESELAQAARELKRIEELVAGQLAPPQEWDRAATALDLARSRRDMARQTLVRLEAGTRPEQLAAARAELAAAEAAQAQARAAAAELLLLSPRSGQVLLRNFEAGEVVGAGAPVVTLIDPDSLWMRIYVDQRDLARLRTGQPAEIRADALPDRVFAARVVEIAPRAEFTPRVALTEEERAHLVFGVKLLLADPAGVLKPGMPAEARIAAGDAAAPALGSARDNARQQ; encoded by the coding sequence ATGAGCCGCCGGCGGCAACGAGCGACGTCGCTCCTGGCCGGCGTGGCCGCCTGCCTCGGCCTCGCCGCCTGCGACCGTGCCCCGCCTGACCTCGTGGTCGCCACGGGCACGGTCGAGGCCCTCGAGGTGGACGTCGGCCCGCAGGTCGGCGGGCGGGTTGTCGAATTACGGGTCCAGCAAGGCGACGTCGTTGCGCCAGGCGACACACTCGCGCTACTGGCCCGCACGGAACTGCCCGGCGAGCTGGCGGCGGCGCGGGCGCGCGTCGAGCTGGCGCGCGCCCGGCTGCTCGAGCTCGAGGCCGGCCCGCGCCTCGAGGAGATCGCTGCGGCACGCGCCGCGCTGCGGGGGGCGGAATCCGAGCTGGCGCAGGCGGCCCGCGAGCTGAAGCGGATCGAGGAGCTGGTCGCCGGGCAGCTCGCGCCGCCCCAGGAATGGGACCGCGCGGCGACGGCGCTCGATCTGGCGCGGAGCCGCCGCGACATGGCGCGGCAGACGCTTGTCCGGCTCGAGGCGGGCACGCGGCCCGAGCAACTGGCGGCGGCGCGCGCCGAGCTGGCGGCCGCAGAAGCGGCCCAGGCCCAGGCGCGCGCCGCCGCCGCCGAGCTGCTGCTGCTCAGCCCGCGCAGCGGGCAGGTGCTGCTGCGCAATTTCGAGGCGGGCGAGGTCGTGGGGGCGGGCGCGCCCGTGGTGACGCTGATCGACCCGGACAGCCTCTGGATGCGGATCTACGTGGATCAGCGCGACCTGGCGCGGCTGCGCACCGGCCAGCCGGCGGAGATCCGGGCCGATGCCCTGCCCGACCGCGTGTTCGCCGCCCGCGTGGTCGAGATCGCACCCCGTGCCGAGTTCACGCCCCGCGTCGCACTCACCGAGGAAGAGCGCGCCCACCTCGTCTTTGGCGTCAAGCTGCTCCTGGCGGATCCGGCGGGCGTGCTCAAGCCGGGCATGCCGGCAGAAGCGCGTATCGCCGCCGGCGACGCCGCGGCTCCCGCCCTGGGCAGCGCGCGCGACAACGCGCGCCAGCAGTGA